The following are from one region of the Saccharomyces kudriavzevii IFO 1802 strain IFO1802 genome assembly, chromosome: 12 genome:
- the CSR1 gene encoding Csr1p (similar to Saccharomyces cerevisiae CSR1 (YLR380W); ancestral locus Anc_4.234), whose protein sequence is MSFDTQLTDDQEVILKQIWTHLFHLWQVPVDGSHIFHSNSLNSSSSTPPKKKKSSWFSKLQPSDHSQDSGEAAEAAHVYEKGRIHKALANLDPQSTKKQFWHDIKNETPDATILKFIRARKWNADKTIAMLGHDLYWRKDTINKIINGGERAVYENKETGVIKNLELQKATVQGYDNDMRPFMLVRPRLHHSSDQSEQELEKFSLLVIEQSKLFFKDNYPASTTILFDLNGFSMSNMDYAPVKFLITCFEAHYPESLGHLLIHKAPWIFNPIWNIIKNWLDPVVASKIVFTKNIDELHKFIQPQYIPSYLGGENDADLDHYTPPDGSLDIHLKDTETRAVIEKEREELVQQFLEATSQWIEHQPVSDPAYIQLQEKRAQLSTALCENYSKLDPYIRSRSVYDYNGSLKV, encoded by the coding sequence ATGTCCTTTGATACACAGTTGACTGACGACCAGGAGGTCATCCTCAAGCAGATTTGGACACACCTCTTCCATCTGTGGCAAGTACCCGTGGACGGAAGCCATATCTTTCACAGTAACTCGCTCAACTCGTCCTCGTCCACCCCgccgaagaagaagaagtcgTCCTGGTTTAGCAAGCTGCAACCCTCCGACCACTCGCAGGACTCTGGCGAAGCCGCTGAGGCGGCCCACGTCTACGAAAAGGGCAGGATACACAAGGCACTAGCCAATCTGGACCCGCAATCGACGAAGAAGCAGTTCTGGCACGACATCAAGAACGAAACTCCAGATGCCACCATTTTGAAGTTCATCAGGGCCAGAAAGTGGAACGCAGACAAGACCATTGCCATGTTGGGCCACGACTTGTACTGGCGCAAGGACACCATCAACAAGATCATCAACGGCGGTGAAAGAGCCGTCTATGAAAACAAGGAGACGGGTGTGATCAAGAACTTAGAGCTGCAAAAGGCCACCGTCCAGGGCTACGACAATGATATGAGGCCCTTCATGCTTGTGAGACCCAGACTACACCATTCCTCGGACCAAAGCGAGCAGGAACTGGAAAAATTCTCTCTGTTGGTCATCGAGCAATCCAAgttgttcttcaaagacAACTACCCCGCCTCCACCACCATCTTGTTCGACCTGAATGGGTTCTCCATGTCCAACATGGACTACGCGCCAGTCAAGTTCCTGATCACTTGTTTTGAGGCGCACTACCCGGAGTCTCTGGGCCATCTGCTCATCCATAAGGCTCCCTGGATCTTCAACCCGATTTGGAACATCATCAAGAATTGGCTGGACCCGGTCGTCGCGTCCAAGATCGTGTTCACCAAGAACATCGACGAGTTGCATAAGTTCATCCAGCCCCAGTACATTCCTAGCTACCTGGGTGGCGAAAACGACGCTGACTTGGATCACTATACTCCACCAGATGGCTCTCTGGACATCCATTTGAAAGACACCGAGACTCGTGCTGTGATCGAAAAAGAGAGAGAAGAGCTGGTCCAGCAATTCTTGGAGGCTACATCCCAGTGGATCGAACACCAGCCAGTGAGCGATCCGGCATACATTCAACTGCAGGAGAAAAGAGCACAGCTCTCCACCGCGCTCTGCGAGAACTACTCCAAGCTAGACCCGTATATCAGATCAAGATCTGTTTACGACTACAATGGCTCTTTGAAGGTTTGA
- the CTF3 gene encoding Ctf3p (similar to Saccharomyces cerevisiae CTF3 (YLR381W); ancestral locus Anc_4.235) — protein MSLVLDDIILSLTNANERTPPQTLKTTLCLLYEKSKQYGLSSSQLQALVRLLCETSIIDTVTKVYIVENCFFPDDYLTKDLILEVINHLGAPTAFSRYRIQTPPALQSALCKWLVHVFFLFPVSSERGHGISGSVWLHLWQFSFLQKWITYLIIWQATTSIDVKSWKLFIIKKCAMNPGYRDAPAAATLILQRYQCLVGASNQITTLIVTINCNRKTLKSHRNLQLNTHFLSILKRILSRTHPGNFPAETVQNTIDMYLNEIHQLGTVSTRPLRLQSLPGYSSSNGMVSLLDITSLEQLAQNWSRLHIPNDVDYMMTSSSNGNLLLNPRAISRESLQHLYSSIILIKSGRNKSSSPYEWCIWQLKRCFAHQIEYPRETMATVVSISSMENELSSQIIQAVFSLKYLKLDEFTLKIICSGILPLWKPKLISGTRELFVRFMAGVLLWSTGNGHGNDQIFPEICFYFLQMIKNWAFDDKLMTLGLTLLHDIQSLLTLDKIFNNSTSNRFSTMALITTLRILTQLSLQSDSDYAVQYLIVGPDIMNKIFTSDDPLLLSAACKYLVATKNKLMQYPPTNKYVQTQNQYIMDLTNYLYRNKVLSSKALFGIPIDFFKPILENVYIPTADFRNLKFFTITGVPALSYICTVILRELEATQNTRIKFTSGIVNEETFKDFARTKHHEIAQHDWIKGINNIHDLRVEILKHLSDSANPYREISIFLFTYLKSLSKYNS, from the coding sequence ATGAGTCTGGTACTAGATGATATCATCCTCTCACTGACAAATGCTAACGAACGAACACCTCCACAGACCCTAAAGACTACCTTATGCCTGCTTTACGAAAAATCGAAACAATATGGTCTCTCTTCATCGCAGCTACAAGCGCTTGTACGGTTGCTCTGTGAAACTTCCATAATTGATACAGTGACTAAGGTGTACATTGTGgaaaattgtttttttcccgACGATTATCTGACTAAGGACCTCATTTTGGAAGTTATTAACCATCTGGGTGCGCCAACAGCGTTCTCCCGATATCGCATACAAACCCCCCCGGCTTTACAATCCGCACTGTGCAAATGGCTGGTGCACGTCTTCTTCCTATTTCCAGTATCGTCGGAAAGGGGCCACGGCATATCCGGCTCTGTCTGGTTGCATTTATggcaattttctttcttgcaAAAATGGATAACTTACTTGATTATTTGGCAAGCCACCACCTCTATCGATGTCAAATCTTGGAAGttgttcatcatcaaaaaatgtgCCATGAATCCAGGATACCGGGACGCTCCTGCTGCGGCGACTTTGATTTTGCAACGGTATCAGTGTCTCGTGGGTGCCTCGAACCAAATCACAACATTGATAGTAACTATCAACTGTAACAGAAAAACTTTAAAGAGTCACAGAAATTTGCAACTGAATACGCATTTTTTATCCATTTTGAAACGAATATTATCCAGAACCCACCCAGGCAATTTCCCCGCTGAAACTGTTCAGAACACAATTGACATgtatttgaatgaaattcatcaacTAGGAACTGTGTCCACACGCCCGCTCCGACTTCAGTCGTTGCCAGGATATTCTTCCTCGAACGGTATGGTGTCGCTGTTGGATATTACCTCATTGGAGCAACTAGCTCAGAACTGGTCACGGCTACATATTCCCAATGACGTGGATTATATGATgacttcatcttcaaacgGTAATCTCCTACTAAACCCGAGAGCCATATCTAGGGAATCTCTCCAGCATTTATACTCTAGTATCATTCTCATCAAAAGTGGCCGTAataaatcatcatcaccatatGAATGGTGCATTTGGCAATTGAAACGATGTTTCGCACACCAGATAGAGTATCCTCGAGAAACAATGGCCACTGTCGTCTCTATCTCTTCGATGGAGAATGAACTGTCTTCGCAGATTATTCAAGCAGTTTTTAGTTTAAAATATTTAAAGCTTGACGAGTTtactttgaaaataatatgtTCTGGCATCTTGCCATTATGGAAACCCAAATTAATCAGTGGTACAAGAGAACTTTTCGTTAGATTTATGGCTGGCGTACTTTTGTGGAGCACTGGAAATGGCCATGGTAATGATCAAATATTTCCTGagatttgtttttattttttacaaATGATTAAAAACTGGGCTTTTGATGACAAATTAATGACGCTCGGACTGACACTGCTACATGATATTCAAAGCTTGCTTACTTTAGACaagattttcaacaattccACTTCAAACCGATTCTCTACGATGGCCTTGATTACTACATTGAGAATTTTAACCCAGTTGTCACTACAGAGTGACTCAGATTATGCCGTCCAATATTTAATAGTGGGCCCAGATATCATGAATAAAATCTTCACTTCGGACGATCCGTTACTGCTATCAGCCGCATGCAAGTATTTGGTAGCAACAAAGAATAAATTGATGCAGTACCCGCCAACGAACAAATATGTTCAAACGCAAAATCAATATATCATGGACTTGACGAACTATCTCTATAGAAACAAAGTATTGTCATCTAAAGCTTTATTTGGTATCCCAatagatttcttcaaaccGATTTTGGAGAATGTTTATATTCCAACCGCGGATTTcagaaatttgaaatttttcacaatTACTGGTGTACCTGCACtatcatatatatgtacTGTCATTCTCAGAGAGCTGGAAGCAACCCAAAATACCAGGATAAAATTCACTAGCGGCATTGTAAATGAGGAGACGTTTAAGGATTTCGCCCGAACAAAACACCATGAGATTGCCCAACACGATTGGATTAAGGGTATAAATAATATTCACGACCTGAGAGTAGAAATCTTGAAGCATTTGAGTGACAGCGCTAACCCCTATAGggaaatttcaatattctTATTCACTTATTTGAAGAGTCTCTCAAAATATAATTCTTAA
- the SEC61 gene encoding translocon subunit SEC61 (similar to Saccharomyces cerevisiae SEC61 (YLR378C); ancestral locus Anc_4.230) has translation MSSNRVLDLFKPFESFLPEVIAPERKVPYNQKLIWTGVSLLIFLILGQIPLYGIVSSETSDPLYWLRAMLASNRGTLLELGVSPIITSSMIFQFLQGTQLLQIRAENKQDRELFQIAQKVCAIILILGQALVVVMTGNYGAPSDLGLPICLLLVFQLMFASLIVMLLDELLSKGYGLGSGISLFTATNIAEQIFWRAFAPTTVNSGRGKEFEGAVIAFFHLLAVRKDKKRALVEAFYRTNLPNMFQVLMTVAIFLFVLYLQGFRYELPIRSTKVRGQIGTYPIKLFYTSNTPIMLQSALTSNIFLISQILFQKYPTNALIRLIGVWGIRPGTQGPQMALSGLAYYIQPLMSLSEALLDPIKTIVYVTFVLGSCAVFSKTWIEISGTSPRDISKQFKDQGMVINGKRETSIYRELKKIIPTAAAFGGATIGALSVGSDLLGTLGSGASILMATTTIYGYYEAAAKEGGFTKNLVPGFSDLM, from the coding sequence ATGTCCTCCAATCGTGTTCTAGACCTGTTCAAGCCCTTTGAATCCTTCCTGCCGGAAGTCATTGCTCCGGAAAGAAAGGTCCCATACAACCAGAAACTCATCTGGACGGGTGTTTCGCTGCTGATCTTCTTAATCCTGGGCCAGATCCCACTGTACGGGATCGTGTCCAGTGAGACTTCGGACCCGCTATACTGGCTGCGTGCCATGCTGGCCTCCAATCGTGGTACTCTACTGGAACTAGGTGTCTCTCCCATCATCACGTCGTCGatgattttccaattcttgcaAGGTACGCAACTTTTGCAGATCAGGGCCGAGAACAAGCAGGACAGGGAGCTGTTCCAAATTGCGCAAAAGGTCTGCGCCATCATTCTGATCTTGGGTCAAGCACTCGTGGTTGTCATGACGGGTAACTACGGTGCGCCTTCAGATCTTGGGCTGCCCATCTGTTTGTTGTTGGTCTTCCAATTGATGTTTGCATCGTTGATCGTCATGCTATTGGACGAACTGTTGTCCAAGGGCTACGGTCTAGGTTCCGGTATTTCATTGTTCACAGCCACTAACATTGCTGAACAGATTTTCTGGAGGGCCTTTGCCCCCACCACAGTCAACTCCGGTCGTGGTAAGGAGTTTGAAGGTGCCGTGATTGCgtttttccatcttttgGCTGTCAGAAAGGACAAGAAGAGAGCCCTTGTGGAGGCCTTTTACCGTACCAATCTGCCCAACATGTTCCAAGTCTTGATGACCGTGgctattttccttttcgtgTTGTATTTGCAGGGCTTCCGTTACGAGTTGCCCATCAGGTCCACCAAGGTGAGAGGCCAAATTGGTACATACCCAATCAAGCTGTTTTACACTTCCAACACCCCGATCATGTTGCAAAGTGCGTTGACCTCCAACATTTTCCTGATCTCCCAAATCCTCTTCCAAAAATACCCCACCAACGCGTTGATCCGTTTGATTGGTGTTTGGGGTATCCGGCCGGGCACCCAGGGTCCTCAAATGGCCTTGAGCGGATTGGCCTACTACATCCAGCCATTGATGTCCTTGTCAGAAGCCCTTTTGGACCCTATCAAGACCATCGTCTACGTCACTTTTGTTCTCGGTTCGTGCGCGGtgttttccaaaacttGGATCGAGATCTCCGGTACATCTCCCCGTGACATCTCCAAACAGTTCAAGGACCAAGGCATGGTCATCAACGGTAAGAGAGAAACGTCAATCTACagagaattgaagaagatcatTCCCACCGCTGCTGCCTTCGGAGGCGCCACCATTGGTGCCCTTTCTGTTGGCTCTGATCTACTAGGTACTTTGGGGTCCGGTGCGTCTATTTTGATGGCCACCACCACCATCTACGGCTACTACGAAGCAGCTGCCAAGGAAGGTGGGTTTACTAAGAACCTTGTTCCAGGGTTTTCCGATTTGATGTGA